One region of Sulfuriroseicoccus oceanibius genomic DNA includes:
- a CDS encoding DUF455 family protein — protein sequence MELREFAQRVLFATTLEEKLAGPPAGDPITDNDPGGAIAGSPTPGRPADLRMHRSGEKINFPKDPTLIDEEKRAILLHFFANHELLAVELMALVLLKFPDAPKRFRKGIYNTLREEQAHTKWYTSRMQQCGVHFGDFPVSGMIWEQISTMETPLDYVSRLSLTFEQSNLDYSKHYSEVMTQAGDTATAKILGRIYRDEISHVGYGLHWFRHWKDEKDNDWQAFKKQLRFPMSPIRAKAHGNVPFNAEGRLRAGLEQSFIDELEVFGRSRGRTPDVYWFNPGCEAEMVNAESKGLSALARDAELLPIAFTHADDVLLVKQEPSLKHLAYLQKNGFNLPEIITSTRELDDRKLRNLKPWGWSPTAEQTIGALHSQCRGADEQARRAADHNTASTLAKELTLTAQQRWNEQTDQARLEIGCVGTAHETIESLAAHAARLRAEGHESLVMKSNYGAAAQGNQCLFDGTPVEKAHGWIERQLAAGQSIILEPWRDKVFEYSAHFDRSAPGVVRFQGFTRIHTNRRGQWKASEAGAKFGTGLTPELAAFLHARHGALHAHQSSMPALLNDLLEPLGYFGPVGIDAFVWRDTGGELRNQLIVEINCRHTMGRTALELRRRLAPDQHLCFQITRGPLPESDDPAVVRNVAINDPETNPEWHATATIRNGWMPVTI from the coding sequence GGGCGGAGCCATCGCCGGCAGCCCGACACCGGGACGCCCCGCCGACCTGAGGATGCACCGGAGTGGCGAGAAGATCAATTTCCCGAAGGACCCGACACTGATCGACGAGGAGAAGCGCGCGATTTTGCTCCACTTTTTCGCCAACCACGAGCTATTGGCGGTCGAGCTGATGGCGCTGGTGCTGCTCAAGTTCCCCGACGCCCCCAAGCGCTTCCGCAAAGGGATCTACAACACATTGCGGGAGGAGCAAGCCCACACCAAATGGTACACCAGCCGCATGCAGCAGTGCGGTGTCCATTTCGGCGACTTCCCGGTCAGCGGCATGATCTGGGAGCAGATCTCGACAATGGAGACGCCGCTCGACTACGTCAGCCGGTTGAGCCTTACGTTCGAGCAATCCAACCTCGACTACTCCAAGCACTATTCCGAGGTCATGACGCAGGCGGGCGACACCGCGACCGCGAAGATCCTCGGGCGCATCTATCGCGATGAAATCAGCCACGTGGGCTACGGGCTCCACTGGTTCCGCCACTGGAAAGACGAAAAGGACAACGACTGGCAGGCATTTAAAAAGCAGCTGAGGTTTCCGATGTCCCCGATCCGTGCCAAAGCGCATGGAAACGTACCATTCAACGCGGAAGGGAGACTTCGCGCCGGGCTGGAGCAATCGTTCATCGACGAACTTGAGGTTTTCGGAAGGTCGCGCGGCCGTACCCCGGACGTCTATTGGTTCAACCCGGGCTGTGAGGCGGAGATGGTGAACGCGGAATCCAAGGGACTGTCGGCATTGGCCCGTGATGCGGAGTTGCTCCCGATCGCATTCACCCATGCGGACGACGTCTTGCTCGTCAAACAGGAGCCGTCGCTCAAGCACCTGGCCTACCTGCAGAAGAATGGGTTCAACCTACCGGAAATCATCACCTCCACTCGGGAGCTCGACGACCGCAAGCTGCGCAACCTGAAACCGTGGGGCTGGTCGCCGACTGCCGAACAAACCATCGGTGCGCTGCACAGCCAATGCCGCGGCGCCGACGAACAAGCCCGCCGCGCCGCAGATCACAACACCGCCTCCACACTCGCCAAGGAACTGACCCTCACCGCGCAGCAGCGCTGGAACGAACAGACTGACCAGGCAAGGCTGGAGATCGGATGCGTCGGCACCGCTCACGAGACAATCGAATCGCTGGCAGCGCACGCCGCACGGCTCCGCGCGGAGGGCCACGAGTCGCTAGTCATGAAGAGCAACTACGGCGCCGCCGCCCAAGGCAACCAATGCCTATTTGATGGCACTCCCGTCGAGAAAGCGCATGGGTGGATCGAACGCCAACTTGCGGCAGGCCAGAGCATCATTTTGGAACCATGGCGCGACAAAGTGTTCGAATACTCTGCGCACTTCGACCGCAGTGCTCCCGGCGTGGTGCGCTTCCAAGGGTTCACGCGCATCCACACCAACCGCCGGGGCCAGTGGAAGGCGAGCGAAGCTGGCGCGAAGTTTGGCACTGGTCTGACTCCGGAGCTGGCGGCCTTTCTTCATGCACGGCACGGCGCACTGCACGCCCACCAATCGTCGATGCCCGCGCTCCTCAACGATCTGCTCGAGCCTCTCGGCTATTTCGGTCCGGTCGGGATTGATGCGTTTGTCTGGAGGGACACCGGCGGCGAGCTACGCAACCAACTGATTGTTGAGATCAACTGCCGCCACACCATGGGGCGGACGGCACTCGAATTGAGGCGACGTCTCGCCCCCGACCAGCACCTTTGTTTTCAAATCACCCGCGGCCCGCTCCCTGAAAGTGACGATCCGGCCGTTGTCCGCAACGTCGCCATCAACGATCCGGAGACCAACCCCGAATGGCACGCCACCGCCACCATCCGCAATGGCTGGATGCCGGTGACGATATAG